The window ATCACAGTCCAAATACAATGCTGGATGGATCTCTTGACCACTTAAATTTTTACAAGGAATCTGGTTGGCTATATTCTTCTCGGACAAGGATTCTGGATTTAATGAACCAGTTGGATTTTCTAAATCTTCAGCCAATGTGTTCTTATGAACTAATCGCAATAGAAACGACACAGCCATGGGCATAGACATACTGTTGGCTGAAAAAGGGCAATGAGCGCATTGAACAAACTCTGTTCTACAATTTCCTTTGGGTGGGGTGAAAGAAGCATCATCTGATGATCCGACCACCTCAAGATGCGTGATTATTGATTTCAAGACAGCCATCAGAGTAGAGTAACCTTCCAAACTGAAAAACTGATCTCCACCAATATGTGCAAAAATGTGCAGCATTGTTAACACCAACGAAGACTCATACCTGCAGATCCTTAAAATACTGTATGATACCTCCCAAAGAAAACCAGTACGATGAACTACTTTAGAAATTGATGCCAGTATGGAACTCCCTGCTATCAAATAGTTCCTTGATGCTGGTGTAAGTGACAATGCTCTGTTTACACCGTCAACAGAGATATTCACTCTCAAAACACCTTCAATCGATGTCTCCAAAGAGGCATCAATACATGATAAGATCCGCCCATCTATTATGAAGTCTTCTATGAGGGAAAGTAACTCATCCAAACAGAGCAGTTCAGTAAACAAGCTTCTTATTTCCACATCAAGCATTGCTACCAACAGGAAAAAAGGAggaaatatggaaaatatcattaatatgaaaccaaagaaaaagtCATAATGAAAATCTGTTTTATCATTAGTCactaagagaaaaaagaaggtaaACCTTCACATATGTGCCCCGAAAAAGAATCCAAGCAGGAATTGCAGTTCAGAAAGTTCCCATATTTATGCACAGCAACAACATTGAAGTTGAGCAGCAACAAGGAAAAGAATACACAAGCCTTCTCCCTGAAAGTCGTTATTAGTAAATTCAATTCTCTTAGAAAGCAAGCAaataattctgaaattttaagGATCGCTCTTAATCTTTTTGGGGAGGAGGGAATcatgaaatagaaaatgtttCCTAAAAGCAGTAACTATTTGCACTGGTACAGATAACAAAGATACAAGATAAGTCAGTTTGCAGATCAAATGAAACAACTTACATTGGTAAAAGTTTATGCTCCATGTTAAGGGAAGCCAAAATCTCTTGCACCATCCACCCTTTTTTACTAGTCAAAGAACTCCTCTTTGAACAAGCCCTAGTTGCTGAAAAAATTCTGGAGATGCTGCGGCAGTCTTTCGTATTAGAGAAAAGGACACAAAAATCAGGGATAGAGTTGTCCAGGGTTCCAGATTTCATTTCTGATGCTCCCACCCCTTCACAGCCAGAAAGAGGAACATTTGTCCCAGGCTTCTCTACAGTAATCCCAATCTGATCAAGACAGTTTTCTTCTGCATGTACAATGTCGCAAAGATCACTCCCATGGCTCCCTTGCATaaaacatggatcaagatGACGTTTACTGCTATGAATATCTCCTAACAAGCCAGAGTTACAGTATCGCGGATAATTGGACTTGATCTCAACATCCATGACATCATAGCTATGCAATTGTGGCTGACCTTCTTCATGGCGTTCATCTAGTAAAGGCTCAAATTCATTCAAAGTAGATGTCTCAGCGCCAGGAATATAAATATCTGGAAGTGAAGGGGACAGTGGCATTTCCATTGCTCTCCTGTAGCATTCCTCATCAGCAGCACTATCCAAATCTAGCAATTTCATATAGTCTCCATCTGATATATTCCCAAGAGTTCCCGGGGTTTGAAGTTCACTTATGGCAGAATTATTAAGTTCCTCTGAACAAGGCTGCAAATTGTCTGTAAGTTTGCTGACAGGTTGAGAAGGTTGTctaccaaaattttcaagcGCACGAACTTCAATGTTAACTTTACTCAACTCCATCTCGTTATCATCAAGCAACTGTTCCCTTGTTTTCTTCCGGCACAAagtctttctcttcttccgGGCCTTCTTATCAGCAGAAGGATCTTGAAACACGTTTGATATTACATGTCCACTCTTTTCTAAGGGCTTCTCTGTAGGGCTGTTTAAAGCATGCAAAAGAGACAACTTCTCTTCAATCTGAGAATGTATTTTTCTACTCTCATGATATAAACATTCAATGTTTTCAACAGCTTCAATGgtcctctttctcttttgttgtttttcgtTAGCTCTTCCAACATGATTTTTAATAGGACTTCTGACACTATTTTCTGCCATCCTAGCATTTTCGATGTCTTTCATCTCACTAACTTCACCAGATACGTTGGATATTTTTGGTTTCATAATCAagttctctccaaccaatttcGCTGCTGTCAAACAAAGACCAGCCTTTTCCTGTGAGCCGGCCAACTGACCATCAGAAAAAGATGCCGTACTTGAATTGACTGCACAACTTTGGAACATTTTTCTGTCAGAGTTTACAGGATGAGCCTCCAACCTAGATTCAATACCTGATAACGATGTGACATGATTCCCTCCAGATAAAGGAAGCAATGGAGCATCATGTTGTGGGGTCGTCTGCCTGAAAGTTTCAGGCAACCAAGTTTTGAAAGGCTCTATGGCATGTAGATTCTTCTCTGCGTACAAACTTCGCAAGTTCTCAGCATTCTTTGTCTGTGAACCATTCAATATGGAATGAGTGTTCAATCAAAAGTGAGTAGAGCATAGTAAGTAACAACAGCCCTTGGAGAGTAAAGAGCCCGCATTATAATAGAGCCTCCTATTCAGCAAGATAATCACTGAAAAAGAATCATACCTATATGCTAATATGTTTTGTTGTCTGTAATTATATTTGCCACGAATTAAGCAATCAGTGGAATAGAAGATGATTATAATAACACAATCAAAACTGAATATGCAATCATAAACAACTTGCTACCTCAACTCTTGATCAAGACATATGTGAAAGaagataaacaagaaaacaagtgAAGAAGGTGAAAGAACATTAATATCATCCCACCTTTCAGAACTTCGGTAGTAAAACAAAAAGGGGGGAGGGTTACCCTTAagacaatttcattttaatcagCTCCACGTGAAGTATAGCAAAACTATGAATCAAGAGTAAATATGATTAGCAAATTATTCTGAACTGGCAAGGCTAGTAGAAATTAGGGTTAGCAGAAAACTGATTGAGATGTGTAATTCAACTATTACCTACATCTGCAATTAATTGGGGTGAAAAGTGGGTAGATCAATTCAACACAAGGAATGACAATAGTGTGATGACATTGTGCCTTTAGAAGTgagtaaaaatataacaataaatatagCCAACAGTTCTACTGTATGTACAAGATTTaagaaaaggtaaaaagtaattgaaaaggaaaaaccaacCTTTTCCAAGTCATCACTACCCTTAGCACCAGTAGAGGCAAATTTATGTAGGTTGTCCAAGTAGTTTGACAGCTGAACAAACTTTAGTTTAAAACGACCCAGTTCATGCTGAATAATGGAACGATGCGTATTTTCCAAGTTAGCCACTTCTCTAGCATGTTTCAATCGCGTCTTCTCAAACTTTAGCTTTTTTTTCAACAGCTTCATTTCTGCACGTTCAGAACTCATGGCATGTTCAAAAGAAACAGCAGATGCATCAACTAATTTCCTAGAAGACTTTAATTCACGTAAATTCTTTTGAAGTTCCTcaactttccttttcttttcttccaacTCAAGAGCCAATTTATCGGCACGGCATTGTTCATCCATGGCCTTCTTGCGATAAATCTCTAAATGTTTTTTCAGTTCTGATGATTTCATCACGTTGGAATCCACTGGCTTCTCCTTCATAATCGCCAGATCTCCATCCATCTTATGCATTATGTTGACTTCCTTATCCTTCATAAACTCAAAAGCCAACTTTAATTCATTTGCATTTTTCTGTATCATTTCCAACAAAGATTTATCATTCTTTTCCACAGCCTTACCATCAGTTTTCTCGTCATGTTGGCCACAACAAGATTCAATAAATGTTTTCAAGGTCTGAAGTTCTTTGACCTGCTTCTGCAATTCCTCAATCTTGCAAGTCTTTCTTTCCAATTGCTGAAATAAGTTTTCAGCCTTAGATTGTTCTTCCTCAGCCTGCTTCCTGTTTGCTTCAGCTTGCACCCTTGAAGCATGTGCTTTAGACATTTCGGAATTTGCACGCTCTCTCTCTTTGGAAGTCCTTCGCTTTTCTATCTCTAGGTCTTTTTTAACCTCAATTAGTTTAGATGTTTCGCTTGCCAACTTTAACTTTGtttcttcatattctttttttaacatcTCTAGCTGTTGTCTGCTTTCTTTAACCTTATCCAATTCAGTTTTGTGAAGCTTCCTTAAGTCACAAGCCTTACTCCTTTCAATCCTAACTGTTTTCAAAGCTTGAGCAGCCTCCTCTTTCCTCACTTCAGCATTTTTCCTTTCAGCATCTgtctttctcttctctgtcTCTAGAAGTTCGTTTAGATGGCTGATTTCCTTCTTACCCTCAGCAACAAGAGCATTAAGCTGCTCTACTTCCCTACAAACTTTAACTGCATCTACATCGTTTTGTCTCAATGAAGAAATGTGAGATTTCAAGTCCAAAATTTCCCTCTCCAAAGAAACTCTAATAGcggattctttttcttttccctctctctcaaTGGAAGCTCCAGCCTTCTCCTCCTCATATCCTACACCcattaataatcaaaattaaaagaagaagaagaaggaggcaTAAAATGACATCACCCAAGTGTAGCCCTTCTAAAAAAACCACATGCTCAACAGCTAAACTAAAAGATCTTTTTGCCTCCAGTGTTTTTAGAGCAAGATGCAAGGTGATACAAAAACCAAATCGACAAATATACCAAGAAGCATAACTTTTTCATTGTATAAAGGTGGAAATCAAATCGATTTCTCAAGTAAAACCactcaaaacaaaagaagagatGGGCATTATACATTTGGTGTGATTTGTCTGTTAATCAAATACATATGAAAATAGGGCCACTGGGAAGGAAAAATTTTACAGCCGACTGGATGACAAAAATATTCTCAAATTgtcacaaacaaaaagaaggatACAAAAAGTCTAGCTTTGTTTCACGCTTTGTTATTCTATTAACCATATGTCACATCTCCATGTTAGTGTTGGCAGAAGTATCACAAATTCTACAATGAATACATGTCTTACAGAAGTTTCGTTATTAAAAGATGCTAAAGCAGGCAGAGGAAAATCATAATGATTGAGATTCTACcttttttaagattaagattCTCCGCCTGAATCCTATTGATTTGTTGCTGAAGGAGCTTGACTGCCTGCCGTAAGgcatttcttttctcttctaccACGGTGCACTTATCTTTCCACTGCGCCCATAACAACCataatgaaatgaaacgaaatacaaacaaaaaaaaatcaccaaaaacaagcagaagaggaagaagaagaaagaaagaaaacctTACCCTTTTACAGCAGGAATTAGCCGATTCAGGGTTCGGTACGAAATCGTCCAGCATTTCCAAATGCCCTAAAGAACAAAGGATTAAACAAGAGCAGTCGAATTGCTGCACTTAAAATCTTACAAACTCATAACTAAAACTTCGCGAGGAAGTACCAGATTATCGAAAACGTGAAATCGGTCGCCGTAAATTATTGAACAGCATGAGTTCAATAATCATCCACTAATTAGCATTCAGCGCAGTGAGATCCTAGAGAAACAAGTTCCTCAAACTTAGTTTCAAGTATTTGAATGAAAACACTCGAGTACCACTTCAGGCGATCATCGCAAAAGGCAGTCAATGGAAGTcggtttaaaatttttctctGCTGTAACGGATGGAGCAAACACAAACTTGATCGAAGATTTTAGCATTGGCTTCACTGAAGTATAACAATCCCTTCCTCGATCGTTCGATTCGCAGCGGTGAGGTTTATAATTGGTTTTGTTTGAACTTTAAACAAGAATCAATGTTCTCTGCGACTTCTTGGTTCATTTTCATTGGTTTAGGGCTTTAACAGAACTGTgactgaaaatgagaaaaaacgGCGGTGGCAAATTGGTTCGGTTCCCGGTTTGAACGAACCGAACCGATAAAACCCAATTCGCCGCTTCcttaaaaaacgaaaaaataaaataaataaatgtacgTAGCCACATGGTTTggattgagagatttttttttacccaaccaAAGTTCAGGTtggttggattttgttttacCCAACCAAATGTTCAGGATCAGTAACCCAATTcaactcaaaaaaataaaaattattttttcaaaataattttataatttttaagatacgataaaaaataattaaaagttcacaaacaatcataaatcaatttataattattcaaaaaaaattcaatccagAACGACtaattttcgggttgggtttgagaggttaaaaaaatatattttttcaaaaaaaaattatttatccgccatttataatttttcagatacaattttagataaaagataattaaaagttcacaaacaaactcaaatcaatctatacttatttacaaaaaaaaaaaaaaaaaaaaaaaaaaaaaaaaaaaaaaaaaaNNNNNNNNNNNNNNNNNNNNNNNNNNNNNNNNNNNNNNNNNNNNNNNNNNNNNNNNNNNNNNNNNNNNNNNNNNNNNNNNNNNNNNNNNNNNNNNNNNNNNNNNNNNNNNNNNNNNNNNNNNNNNNNNNNNNNNNNNNNNNNNNNNNNNNNNNNNNNNNNNNNNNNNNNNNNNNNNNNNNNNNNNNNNNNNNNNNNNNNNNNNNNNNNNNNNNNNNNNNNNNNNNNNNNNNNNNNNNNNNNNNNNNNNNNNNNNNNNNNNNNNNNNNNNNNNNNNNNNNNNNNNNNNNNNNNNNNNNNNNNNNNNNNNNNNNNNNNNNNNNNNNNNNNNNNNNaaaatattataattaaaatggttagaaagctcaaaactaaaaattataaaaaaaattaaaaaaaactattaaaaaaataaaaatatatatataattatgatataataatactccaacaaataaataataaatacattataatttagaattacttgtcttaattttaaaaattatatttaattttataattattttcttttcaaccgcattaaaaaaataatttttaacccttttgaaaaactatttttcttaaaaaatatatattaaaattcaactactagtcttaattaaatatttgaaaataaataaataaaatatgtagttataaaaaatgtctcaacccACAAACAccctaaaaataatatatgtaaatttattattttattctcgaGTATAACGCTTCCATTATATTTTACGAGAATgatataaacttaaaaattttaaaacaaaatattaccACAAGAGtttaaccaaaatttaataCAAGATTAAGTACCATCTTCCTTGTTTTATATTACATTAGAACACTTGAGGCCATACAAAAACTATACTACATAATAATCTTAGAACATACTGATTCAAGATACACAGATATATGATGGCAGGATAAAATCGAATTCGAAGTTGGGCAATTTCACACCATCCCGACGACGCCACACGACAGGAACGAATAAATCAAGCAATAAGTAGgcagaagaacaaagaataatGTTGAGAATTCAATCAATCTCAGGAAGTTGCAGACATAACCTAATGCTACTGATACAACACTACACCtgaaatgatgatgatgatcatcatcatcatcatcatcttcttttctCAGCTACTTTTGAAGGTGGAGGCAATGTTCCAAACACTTTGTCCCATAGTGATGAAGTAATTCCAAAGCCTAGTGTTTGGATTCTGAAGTGATGGTTCAAGTGGTATTTCTGTACAAACAAATCAACCCATTTCCAGATTTTTTAGATATAACAACAAAACTTATATCCACTTCaaatgtatgtatgtatgtatgtatgtataggTGTACTCGTATAAATACCGATATAAGCTTTTTGTCAGTTCGACTGTCCTAGACGGttggatttcattttttaacgTGATTTGGATGGCATTGGTTTTCAACTCTTCGTCAATGTCACCTAAATTGATCAGGTGGTCGGTTTAGTCTATCTCCTCCGCCGTAACGCGATTCATGAAATCGTTCCTTACTGACCAGGGTATAATAAAGCCCACTGTTTTCTATGTTTGATGGGAGAAGTTTCTTCGAAGAGACTTATTTCTATGTCGAGGCACTACCCTACCACAAAGTGAGTTTTTATCACTAAGACgattctcttttcctttcatgGTCCTCGACCAAGTGAAAGCAGATGCAAATGACTtagtgtaatagcccaaaccactgctagtcgatattgtcttatttggggtttccctttcaggcttctcctcaaggtttttaaaacgcatcttcgagggagaggtttctacacctttataaagaatgttttattctcctctccaaccgatgtgggatctcacaattcacctcccttcagggcccaacgtccttgctggcactcgtttctctctccaatcgatgtaagACCTCACACTTAGGCAAGCACTTGAACTAGCAGATCCGCTTAAGAAAGCTTATCAGAGATCAACAGTTCGAAATCAATGTTTACTGGAAATTAACTGGAACTAGCAGCCCATTACAGACTTGTATCAGAATGTGTATAATTCTCTCTTAGATCAGACGATTTGCATATCAGTTCTGCTTTGACTAACATGGGGAAAACATATGCATAATAAATGTGTTCTATTTAATGGCATGCTTGATATCCTAGTGATGATAAGATATGACCAATAGATAAGCAAATTTAAAACGCACCTTAAGGTTTCGTGCCGTCTCTCCCGATGGCTGGCCGTGATGAAGGTAGTGATGGGTAACATCATACATCACGTAGCCCAGCAATCCACCTCCAACCAAACAAGGTGTGGT is drawn from Cucurbita pepo subsp. pepo cultivar mu-cu-16 chromosome LG09, ASM280686v2, whole genome shotgun sequence and contains these coding sequences:
- the LOC111801664 gene encoding uncharacterized protein LOC111801664 isoform X2, with product MLDDFVPNPESANSCCKRWKDKCTVVEEKRNALRQAVKLLQQQINRIQAENLNLKKGYEEEKAGASIEREGKEKESAIRVSLEREILDLKSHISSLRQNDVDAVKVCREVEQLNALVAEGKKEISHLNELLETEKRKTDAERKNAEVRKEEAAQALKTVRIERSKACDLRKLHKTELDKVKESRQQLEMLKKEYEETKLKLASETSKLIEVKKDLEIEKRRTSKERERANSEMSKAHASRVQAEANRKQAEEEQSKAENLFQQLERKTCKIEELQKQVKELQTLKTFIESCCGQHDEKTDGKAVEKNDKSLLEMIQKNANELKLAFEFMKDKEVNIMHKMDGDLAIMKEKPVDSNVMKSSELKKHLEIYRKKAMDEQCRADKLALELEEKKRKVEELQKNLRELKSSRKLVDASAVSFEHAMSSERAEMKLLKKKLKFEKTRLKHAREVANLENTHRSIIQHELGRFKLKFVQLSNYLDNLHKFASTGAKGSDDLEKTKNAENLRSLYAEKNLHAIEPFKTWLPETFRQTTPQHDAPLLPLSGGNHVTSLSGIESRLEAHPVNSDRKMFQSCAVNSSTASFSDGQLAGSQEKAGLCLTAAKLVGENLIMKPKISNVSGEVSEMKDIENARMAENSVRSPIKNHVGRANEKQQKRKRTIEAVENIECLYHESRKIHSQIEEKLSLLHALNSPTEKPLEKSGHVISNVFQDPSADKKARKKRKTLCRKKTREQLLDDNEMELSKVNIEVRALENFGRQPSQPVSKLTDNLQPCSEELNNSAISELQTPGTLGNISDGDYMKLLDLDSAADEECYRRAMEMPLSPSLPDIYIPGAETSTLNEFEPLLDERHEEGQPQLHSYDVMDVEIKSNYPRYCNSGLLGDIHSSKRHLDPCFMQGSHGSDLCDIVHAEENCLDQIGITVEKPGTNVPLSGCEGVGASEMKSGTLDNSIPDFCVLFSNTKDCRSISRIFSATRACSKRSSLTSKKGWMVQEILASLNMEHKLLPMEKACVFFSLLLLNFNVVAVHKYGNFLNCNSCLDSFSGHICEAMLDVEIRSLFTELLCLDELLSLIEDFIIDGRILSCIDASLETSIEGVLRVNISVDGVNRALSLTPASRNYLIAGSSILASISKVVHRTGFLWEVSYSILRICRYESSLVLTMLHIFAHIGGDQFFSLEGYSTLMAVLKSIITHLEVVGSSDDASFTPPKGNCRTEFVQCAHCPFSANSMSMPMAVSFLLRLVHKNTLAEDLENPTGSLNPESLSEKNIANQIPCKNLSGQEIHPALYLDCDASCCLKKYRVSDDESWSLFNPTLCEITDAISLVELLACYMGWNWTFANIISQLLEFLKSSVKESLPFVILLGQLGRFGVAAGGFEDGGVKILRSNLSAFLYLDTTIKSGLCVQIAIVSALLGLLPFDFETIIQDKPETEGVVLQHFTSCCLQCELIFDFL
- the LOC111801664 gene encoding uncharacterized protein LOC111801664 isoform X1; the protein is MLDDFVPNPESANSCCKRWKDKCTVVEEKRNALRQAVKLLQQQINRIQAENLNLKKGYEEEKAGASIEREGKEKESAIRVSLEREILDLKSHISSLRQNDVDAVKVCREVEQLNALVAEGKKEISHLNELLETEKRKTDAERKNAEVRKEEAAQALKTVRIERSKACDLRKLHKTELDKVKESRQQLEMLKKEYEETKLKLASETSKLIEVKKDLEIEKRRTSKERERANSEMSKAHASRVQAEANRKQAEEEQSKAENLFQQLERKTCKIEELQKQVKELQTLKTFIESCCGQHDEKTDGKAVEKNDKSLLEMIQKNANELKLAFEFMKDKEVNIMHKMDGDLAIMKEKPVDSNVMKSSELKKHLEIYRKKAMDEQCRADKLALELEEKKRKVEELQKNLRELKSSRKLVDASAVSFEHAMSSERAEMKLLKKKLKFEKTRLKHAREVANLENTHRSIIQHELGRFKLKFVQLSNYLDNLHKFASTGAKGSDDLEKTKNAENLRSLYAEKNLHAIEPFKTWLPETFRQTTPQHDAPLLPLSGGNHVTSLSGIESRLEAHPVNSDRKMFQSCAVNSSTASFSDGQLAGSQEKAGLCLTAAKLVGENLIMKPKISNVSGEVSEMKDIENARMAENSVRSPIKNHVGRANEKQQKRKRTIEAVENIECLYHESRKIHSQIEEKLSLLHALNSPTEKPLEKSGHVISNVFQDPSADKKARKKRKTLCRKKTREQLLDDNEMELSKVNIEVRALENFGRQPSQPVSKLTDNLQPCSEELNNSAISELQTPGTLGNISDGDYMKLLDLDSAADEECYRRAMEMPLSPSLPDIYIPGAETSTLNEFEPLLDERHEEGQPQLHSYDVMDVEIKSNYPRYCNSGLLGDIHSSKRHLDPCFMQGSHGSDLCDIVHAEENCLDQIGITVEKPGTNVPLSGCEGVGASEMKSGTLDNSIPDFCVLFSNTKDCRSISRIFSATRACSKRSSLTSKKGWMVQEILASLNMEHKLLPMEKACVFFSLLLLNFNVVAVHKYGNFLNCNSCLDSFSGHICEAMLDVEIRSLFTELLCLDELLSLIEDFIIDGRILSCIDASLETSIEGVLRVNISVDGVNRALSLTPASRNYLIAGSSILASISKVVHRTGFLWEVSYSILRICRYESSLVLTMLHIFAHIGGDQFFSLEGYSTLMAVLKSIITHLEVVGSSDDASFTPPKGNCRTEFVQCAHCPFSANSMSMPMAVSFLLRLVHKNTLAEDLENPTGSLNPESLSEKNIANQIPCKNLSGQEIHPALYLDCDASCCLKKYRVSDDESWSLFNPTLCEITDAISLVELLACYMGWNWTFANIISQLLEFLKSSVKESLPFVILLGQLGRFGVAAGGFEDGGVKILRSNLSAFLYLDTTIKSGLCVQIAIVSALLGLLPFDFETIIQDKVSYPASSNQYVEVNLIKTWFSFLSPKQKELSCNTLQVAVCSVS